One Thiocapsa rosea genomic window carries:
- a CDS encoding LexA family protein, whose amino-acid sequence MAEQFTEKQGQYLAFIYNYSVMFGQAPAEADLQRFFGTSPPTIHQMLVTLSEKGLISRTPGKARSFQLLIDPKEIPMLVRPNAARA is encoded by the coding sequence ATGGCCGAGCAATTCACCGAGAAACAGGGCCAGTACCTGGCCTTCATCTACAACTACTCGGTGATGTTCGGCCAAGCTCCGGCTGAGGCCGATCTGCAGCGTTTCTTCGGGACTTCACCTCCCACCATCCATCAGATGCTCGTGACACTCTCGGAGAAGGGGTTGATCAGCCGCACGCCGGGGAAGGCGCGCTCCTTCCAGCTCTTGATCGACCCGAAGGAGATCCCGATGCTTGTGCGGCCGAATGCGGCGAGGGCTTGA